A stretch of DNA from Pseudomonadota bacterium:
CGGCGCGTTATCGATCGCCTCCTTCTCGAGCTCCCCGTCATCGGCTCCATCAACAAGAAGGTGGTCATCTCGCGCTTCTGCAGAACCCTGGCCACCCTCGTGCAGAGCGGTGTTCCGCTGGTGCACGCCCTCGAGATCGTCTCGAAGGTCACGGGCAACGAGATCGTCTCCGACATCCTCGACGAGGTCAAGCGTGGCGTCAAGACCGGCATGAAGATGTCGCAGCCGCTGCGCGAGTACATCTTGTTCCCCCCCATCGTCTCGCACATGGTCAGTGTGGGCGAGGAGACGGGGAACCTGGCCGACATCCTCACGAAGCTCGCAAACTTCTATGACTCAGAGGTCGAGGCGTCCCTCGACGCCTTCTCGTCGCTCATCGAGCCCATCATGATCTCGTTCATGGGCGCGGTCGTGGGGTTCGTCCTGCTTGCCGTGTTCCTTCCCGTGTACCAGATCCTCCAGAACTTCTCGTAGAGGCGGTCGATATGAAGAGACATCGCAGCGGTTGGTCGACCATGGCCGGATTCATCCTCACCCTTCTCTCGCTTCTCGTCTTTGCGTGCACCGAGAGCCGCGATGCCTGGTCGTTCAGTGCCGACGTGCCTTCACCGGTGCTGGCCAGCATCACGGGAGGGGAGCCCGAGGGCACATCCGAGACCCCGAAGGACGCCCAGAACAGCAATGCCGGAGCAGCCCCCACCGCACCGGCCATCTCGCCTTCCTCGCTGGCACCGGATGAGCCGGCCCCCACGTCGAGCGCAGCGCCGGAGACCCCTGTGCAGAAGCGAGCCGCGTCGAAGTGGCCCGCCATCTTCCTGGGCACGGTGGTGGTGATCGGTGTGATTCTCGTGGTGGTCTACTTCCTCACCCGCGAGCGCGACGACTGAGAGCGTTGGCGCGCACCTGCCAGGCTGTGGGTACGCGGAGAGCTGGCGAGGTCATCTGTCGCATCGCGCTTATGAAGCCGTTCTGAGACGATGTGTTCGCTTCTTCCCGCACCACTGCAAGAAAGAACGGGGAGTACGGGCCTCTTTCTGGCGTGAGAGCAGGAGTTTTTTTTGGTTCTAAAGGAGGAATCCTGTTCTGGTCGGCAGAACATCACGCCCTCATAGACCCATACCGCGGAAGGAGCTGCACAGCAATGGCAACCGTAAAGGCAAAGGCCAAGACCAAGGTTCTTGGCAAGAAAGACGTGATCGACTCCGTGGCCAAGAAGGCCAACCTGTCGAAGAAAGATGCCCAGAATGCGGTGAAGGCCCTTATGGACACCGTCAAGGAGAACCTCAAGAAGGGCGTGACCGTGCGTCTCATCCCCTTCGGCAACTTCGAAGTTCGCAAGCGGGCTGGCCGTGTCGGACGCAATCCGCGCACGAACGAGAAGATCGAGATCAAGTCTCGCAACGTGCCCGCCTTCCGCCCGGGCAAGGAGCTCAAGGACGCCGTGAAGTAGGTTCGCTCACGCGAACCCGCAACAGGGCACAGCAGCGGTTGCGCCACGGGGCGTCGACGCTGTGACGGTATCGGTTCCTCCGCGGTGACACACCAACGGTCTCGTATGGGGGCTGTGCAGGCGAGGCGCATCACAATCGTGAGCGCAACGCGCGTCTGCAGAGGGTGGGTGCGGTGTATCCGAGGTCGAGGGGTCGGGCGATTGCCTGGCCCCTCGTTTGTTCTCTTCAGCAGAGGTGACCCTGTGGTGACCTGGGGTCAGCCCCTCGACTCGTCGGCCGCGGCGTCGGTCTTGCGCCGCCCCACGCGTCGCAGCGGCAGTTCGACGATGAATCGCGTGCCTACGCCTACGTCGCTCTCCACACGTATGCTTCCGCGGTGCGCGTCGATGATCTCCTTGACGATGGCCAGGCCGATGCCGCTGCCACCGGACTTTCGCCCTCCTTTCTCGCTGCCTCGGAAGAAGCGCTCGAACAGGAAGGGGACTTCCTCCGCGGGGATTCCGGAGCCGCTGTCGTGCACCACGACCACGAGATGCTCAGCGGTCGCCTCGGCCGTCAGCCGCACCGAGGCTTTGGGGGGAGAGTACTTGAACGCGTTGTCGACGAGATTGAGCACGATCTCCTTGAAGCGATCGGCGTCCGCCAGGAGAACGGGCAGCTCGGTGGGGGCGTCGAACGTGAGGGTGACGTCTGCCTTGTCGGCCTGCGAGAGCAGCTGGCGACAGGTGTCCTTGAGGAGCTCGAGCGGCTCGCAGAAGGTGAAGTTCATCTGCGTGCGCTTGCTTCGAAGCCGCGCAAGGTTGAGCAGATCGTTCACCAGGCGCGTGAGACGGTCGGTCTCGCGGTCGATGAAATCGAGGTAGCGCTTCCATTCCTCGGGTATCCCCTCGCTCTTCTGGAGGGTGACCACGAAGCCCTTGATGATGGTGAGCGGCGTCTTCAGCTCGTGCGAGACGTTGCCCAGGAACTGCGACCGCGCGGTCTCGACCTGGCGCAGGCTGGTCACGTCGCGCAGCAGCAGCATGACCTCGCCCGCGCCTCCGTCGGCGTGGCTCTTCAACGGGATGGCGAAGACGCTCATGTACGTCTCTCCCAGCTTCATCTCGCGTGTGATGGCTTCACGCGTGTCGAAGCAGGCCGCCGTCAGCTCCGACACGTCGAGGTCGCGGTACAGGCTGCGTCCGATGAGGCGTGCTTGCTGCGGGGGGCGAGCATCTGCTTCGCGCGCCTCGCCGGCGGGAGCAAGGGGCTCGCCTGTCGCAGCTCGGGCCTGCGTCAGATCTGCCACGAACCTCCCCGCGGTGGCGTTGGCGAAGGTCACCGTGCCGTCGCGGGCGATGGTGATCACGCCGTCGGCCATCGACGAGAGGATGGCGTCGAGGGTGTTCTTCTCCTCGGTGATCCCTTCGATGGTGCGCTTCAGCTGGTCTGCGAGACGGTTGATGGTGGCGGCCAGGGCGGCGAGATCGTCGCTTCCTCCCACGGGCAGCCGCTTGTCGAGCGCGCCTTCGGCCATCTCCTCGGCGACCTGCCGCATCTCGAGCACCTTGCTCGCGGTCCTGCGCGACAGGCGGGCCAGCATGAATCCCGTGAGCGCGGCCACGGCAGTGCTCACGGCCAACGCCGGAAGAGGCACGCAGAGCCTGCCATCGGTGCTCACCGATGTGACGCGCTCACACCCCGACAACAGCGGTGCGAGCGCCATGAGTAGGGGCAGCGCGAGGAGGGAGAGGTGGCGTGCGGGAATGCCCATCGTCTGCGAGATATACGCCGCGCGCCCTTTCGATTCCCCGCAAGGGCCGGCGGCGGCAGGAGGAGCGCGAGATCCCAGAAGAGCCCGCTTCCCTGGGGCGGATCTTTGTGCTATAACGTCACGGTCGGAGCGCCACGACACCCCCGAGTCGGGCCCCTCTGGCAGATCACCTCGAAGACTGGACACACGCATCGTGGAATATCGCCGTCTCGGCCGCACCGAAATGAAGGTCTCCACCGTGAGCCTTGGAGGCATGGGCGTCATCTCGAAGTACCACAAGACGCTCGATGACGCCACCCGCATCGTTCACACCGCGCTCGATCGCGGTGTGAACCTCATCGAGACCGCGCGTGGCTACTTTGACTCCGAGAAGATCATCGGCGAGGTCATGAAGACCCGGCGCGCCGATACCTACCTGGCCACGAAGTCATATCTGCGCTCGGCGAAGCGATGCGAGCAGCAGATCAAGGAGAGCCTCGAGAACTTCCAGACGAAGAAGATCGATCTGTACCAGATCCACCACGTGCAGTATGAGTACGAGCTCGAGCAGATCCTCGCCAAGGGCGGGGCGATGGAGGCCGTGCGAAGCTACCAGAAGCAGGGGCTCATCGATCATGTGGGCATCACCTCGCACCACCCGCGCATTCTCGCGCAGGCGCTCGAGACCGACGAGTTCGACGTCGTTCAGTTCCCCTTCTCTGTGGTCGAGCGCGATCACTATGCCGAGCTGCTGCCCATCTGCAAGCAGCGCGACGTCGGCATCATCGCGATGAAGGTGCTGAGCGGCGGGAACCTGCGCAATGTGGGCACCGCCATCAAGTACGTTCTGAGCCATGAGGTCGCCACGGCCGTGCTCGGGTGCAGTACCGTGCAGCATGTTGTCGACGACTGCGAGGCGGCCGAGTCGTTCACGCAGCTCACCGAAGACGAGCGCGAGCGCCTCGCTGAAGAGGCTGATCGCCTGCCCGAGAACTTCTGCCGTCGCTGCCGCTACTGCGAGCCGGTGTGCCCGGCTGAGATTCCCATCGCCGACATCTTCCGCGTCGAGAACTACCTCATCTTGAATGCCACCTACGCGCGCAACGAGTATCGCACGTTCAAGGCGAACTCCACGAACTGCATCGAGTGCGGCGAGTGCGAGAACATCTGCCCGTACGATCTGCCGGTGGTCGATGATCTGCGCCGCGCCCACGGCCGCCTGAATCGCGGCAAGCTCGAGGACATGGCGGTGAACGCGCTGCGCAAGGTGCGCCTGTATGACGTGGCGCGCAAGCTCTACTTCGATCTCGGCGGAAATCTGCCCGAGCGATGAGGGGAGAGCGGAAGTGACCCTCGACACGCGAACGGGCATCGAGCCCGCGCCGGGAACGGCGTCTCGGGTGAAGCCGGCGACGCTGGCGCTGCTCTCGATGTACGACATCGAGAACAATGCCACGCGCGTCCTCGCGGCCAGCGCTCGTCGCGCGGGCCATCGGGTCATTGAGATCTTCTTCAAGGACTGGGTCAACAACGATTTCATCCCCCCCAACCCGTACGAGCTCAGCGCGCTCGTCTCGTTGCTGCGCGAGCACGACGTCGACATGGCCGCCATCAGCGTGCGCGCCTCGGCCTATCACAAGGTGGCGTCGCGTCTGACGCGCCTCATCCGCGATCAGGTCGACGTGCCGGTCATGTGGGGAGGCACCCACGCCATTCTCGTGCCCGAGAAGTGCATCGAGGTGGCCGACGCGGTATGTGTGGGCGAGGGAGACATCACCATCGTCGACTCGCTCACGGCGATTGCCGAGGGACGTGACCTGGCCGGTCTCAAGAACCTCTGGGTGCGCGACGGCGGCTCCATCATTCGCAACCCGGTCGAGAATCTCGTGCAGAACCTCGACACGCTGCCGTTCCGGGACTATACGAGCGCAGACAAGTTCTGGATCCAGGGGCGCAAGGTGCGCCAGGGCGATCCGATGGTGGGCGACCCTGTGTTTCCCATCATGTGCTCTCGCGGATGCGTGTTCAAGTGCTCGTACTGCTACAACAGTCAGTTCGCCACCGATGTCTACAAGGGCAAGGGAAAGTACTACCGCACCCGCTCGGTGAGCGATGTCATCGATGAGATCAACCGCAACCGCGCCGTCTTCCCGAACATGATGAAGGTCAAGTTCGACGACGAGGTCTTTCCCCTCGCCAAGGGGTGGATCGAGGAGTTCATCGATCGCTATCCGCGCGAGGTAGGGCTGCCGTTCGAGGCGTTCATCGAGCCCAAGCTTGTCGAGACCGACCTCTTCACCCGCCTGCGCGGCGCGGGGCTTGAAGTCATCTACATGGGGGTGCAGAACACCCATCGCGTGAACGCCGAGATCTACGACCGCTACGTGCCCGAGAGCAAGATCGTCGAATCGGTGCAGCTCTTCCACGACATCGGCATCGACTACCGGCTCCAGGTGATCGTCGACGATCCCATGTCGTCGTCCGAAGACAAGCAGTACCTCTTCGACTTCCTGCTCTCGCTGCCGCGGCCGTTCGAGCTGTACCTGTTCTCCATGGTGGTCTTTCCCAACACGTCGTTGGCGCGAAAGCTCATCAGCTCGGGCCTCATCACCGAAAAGGAGGTCGAAGGTGAGATCACCAAGACCTTCCAGCAGATGCGGGTCAGCCTCAACTGGCCGCGCAAGCCCGAAGACACCTTCTGGTGCTGCATGCTGGTTCTTCTCACCAAGCCGTTCCTCCCCAAGCCCTTTCTGCGCTGGCTGTCGCGCAATGCGTGGCTGAAGGCGAATCCGCGGCCGCTGGTGTGGTTCGCCCAGGCTGCAAACGTCGTGAAGATGGCGGGGGTGTGCCTTCGCATGCTGAAGAAGGGTGAGCTCACCTACACGCTCGTCCGGAGATGGGCCAATCCCAACTCCATGATCAGCCAGTAGCGGCGCACCCTCCCGAGCGTGGCGAGGACGCGCGCCTCGCGAGGCCTCGCATGTCGCTGAAAGCCAGATTGCCCGACACATTGACCCGATTTCGCGTGCTCCACGCGGCGCTTGCCTACGCCCTCCTGTCGCTGGTCGTCACGTGGCCGCTGGTGCTCCACTTCGACCAGGCGGTCATCGGCGACATGCAGAGCGACGTGTGGAAGCACGTCTGGGGATTCTGGTGGATGCGCAGATGCCTCGTGGCCGAGCACGTTCTTCCGCTTCAGACCACGCTGCTGAACTACCCGTATGGGGGCAGCCTGTTCTTCATCGACCCCCTTGGTGGCTTGCTCTCGGTTCCCCTGCAGAGCGTCGTGGGACCCGTGGCGGCGTACAACACGGTCGTTCTGTTCAACCTCGTGCTGGCCGCCACGGCGGCATTCGCGCTCGCCCGTCGGATCACCCACAGCGCGCCGGCGGCGTTCGCAGCCGGTGTGATCTTCGGCTTCTCGCCGTATCTGCTCTCGAACATCACCAGCGGCATCAGCGAGTCGTTCAACGTGGGCTGGATTCCGCTGTTCATCTTGTTCTACACGCGCGCGCTGCGCGAGCAGGAGAACGCGAGCGCGGTGAAGGCGGGGCTCGCCCTTGGCGTGGCCACCATCGGCTGCTGGTACTACGGCGCCTTCTGCGTGATGTACGCGTTCTTCTTCTTCTTCTACGAGCTGGTGCGCAAGGGGAGAGCAGCGCGCAGGCTTCGCCGCGGCGATGCGCCCGCGCCCTCGGTGTGGGTCTCGCTGCGCCCCTGGGCCCTTCTCCTGCTCTCGTTCGCGGCCCTCGAGGAGCTCTCTGACGCAACCCAGCGGGCGCTTCGGCTCGAGGAGGCATGGCCGCAGGCGGTCTTCTCGGGGGCGAGCATGCTGCTGGTCATCGCGCTTCTCGTGCGTGCTCGCCAGGAAGAGAGCCCTCCCCCCTCTCGCCTGCAGCTGATGCTGCGGCTCTTCGCCCAGACGAGTCTGGTGTTTGCCATCTGGAGCTGCGGAACGCTCCTGCGCCTGCCCGCAGAGGAGGTGGCGGGAGGCGTGATGCGCCAGCAGGCCTTCGTGGTGCTCACCCTGGCCGCCATCTGGGCCTCGCTCACCATCTGGGTGAGAAACGCAGACGAGGCGCTGGCAGGGAGGCTTGTTCCGGTGCAGCGCCTGTTCTCGCGCCTTCTCGTCCTCGGCCTGTTCGCGGCGCTGATCTTCTTCACCGAGCGCCAGCTCGCTGCGCCATTCGCAGACCCCGAGAGCCAGGAGGTGCGTGGGGCGTGGCTCGGCATCGCCTGGCTATGGGTGCTCTGGGTGGCCGCCCAGGCCCGCGACAGCCTGCAGGACCGACTTGACGAGGCGCGCGACGCGTCTCGCCCACGTCGGCCCCGAGGCGCGCTGCGCACCGCCCTGCCCTGCGCGCTGACCGCCGTGCTCGTTGTCTATGTCGTGATTCCCCCCGCGTCTCTGGGCGTGACGATGCTGCTTGTGGGCGGGGTGTGGGCCGCGCTCATGCTGGGGGTGCGCGCTGCCACCTTCGTCAGGGGGGCCGTGACGGTGGCGCGGCGTCGCTGGATGACGGTGAGCGCGCAGCCGTCGTCCGATGACGGGGGCTCTTTTCTGAATCATTTCCTGCAGACCGTCTTCAAGCGCGCCCTGGT
This window harbors:
- a CDS encoding HU family DNA-binding protein; its protein translation is MATVKAKAKTKVLGKKDVIDSVAKKANLSKKDAQNAVKALMDTVKENLKKGVTVRLIPFGNFEVRKRAGRVGRNPRTNEKIEIKSRNVPAFRPGKELKDAVK
- a CDS encoding HAMP domain-containing protein; translation: MRVASSSVLWYFEMTPMPPRLTVETFISVRPRRRYSTMRVSSLRGDLPEGPDSGVSWRSDRDVIAQRSAPGKRALLGSRAPPAAAGPCGESKGRAAYISQTMGIPARHLSLLALPLLMALAPLLSGCERVTSVSTDGRLCVPLPALAVSTAVAALTGFMLARLSRRTASKVLEMRQVAEEMAEGALDKRLPVGGSDDLAALAATINRLADQLKRTIEGITEEKNTLDAILSSMADGVITIARDGTVTFANATAGRFVADLTQARAATGEPLAPAGEAREADARPPQQARLIGRSLYRDLDVSELTAACFDTREAITREMKLGETYMSVFAIPLKSHADGGAGEVMLLLRDVTSLRQVETARSQFLGNVSHELKTPLTIIKGFVVTLQKSEGIPEEWKRYLDFIDRETDRLTRLVNDLLNLARLRSKRTQMNFTFCEPLELLKDTCRQLLSQADKADVTLTFDAPTELPVLLADADRFKEIVLNLVDNAFKYSPPKASVRLTAEATAEHLVVVVHDSGSGIPAEEVPFLFERFFRGSEKGGRKSGGSGIGLAIVKEIIDAHRGSIRVESDVGVGTRFIVELPLRRVGRRKTDAAADESRG
- a CDS encoding radical SAM protein codes for the protein MTWRASSTSISAEICPSDEGRAEVTLDTRTGIEPAPGTASRVKPATLALLSMYDIENNATRVLAASARRAGHRVIEIFFKDWVNNDFIPPNPYELSALVSLLREHDVDMAAISVRASAYHKVASRLTRLIRDQVDVPVMWGGTHAILVPEKCIEVADAVCVGEGDITIVDSLTAIAEGRDLAGLKNLWVRDGGSIIRNPVENLVQNLDTLPFRDYTSADKFWIQGRKVRQGDPMVGDPVFPIMCSRGCVFKCSYCYNSQFATDVYKGKGKYYRTRSVSDVIDEINRNRAVFPNMMKVKFDDEVFPLAKGWIEEFIDRYPREVGLPFEAFIEPKLVETDLFTRLRGAGLEVIYMGVQNTHRVNAEIYDRYVPESKIVESVQLFHDIGIDYRLQVIVDDPMSSSEDKQYLFDFLLSLPRPFELYLFSMVVFPNTSLARKLISSGLITEKEVEGEITKTFQQMRVSLNWPRKPEDTFWCCMLVLLTKPFLPKPFLRWLSRNAWLKANPRPLVWFAQAANVVKMAGVCLRMLKKGELTYTLVRRWANPNSMISQ